The stretch of DNA CGAGCGATTCGCTCAATATAATCAAGATTACGAACGGCAACACTTTATTTATTCTGACAGCAATCGTCGTGTTGGAGAATCAACTATCAATTTATTTCTCAGTTGGTTTCCTGCTTGGTGTCGCCCTCTTTTTAGACCATGTGTTCATGGGATGTTTGATGACTTAACGCTTGCCGCTTTTGGTTACTCTAATCCTCCAGTTGCTGTACGTAACTTAGTAGAAAATAGCCTTAAGTTACGCGGTCATGTCTCCAGATGGCTTTTGCCGAGAAGAAAACCTGATTTTTTTACTGACAGTAAGTTGAGAAGCTATCCCGATGGTTATGAGCTAAATGACCTTGGACCTACTAAAATGCTTTCCCACCTCAATCATTCTCCCAAACAAGAATAGACTCCTACTATTAGTTCAATTCACTGCTTTTTTGTCTGCAATCAAACTCCGGGTTCCCACCTCTTTCTCATACCTCGTACACCTCTTAATTGTTTAAGTGGCATATTTAGTGCTATTGTATCCTCACTGGAGTTAATCAAAATTTCTTCCTTAAGAGCATCGACGGTCATGGGTTTACCTTCGTCGCTTTCGGTGGGACAGTCTAACTGCATGGCGCTCGCGATAAAGAATTTCTTAAGAGAACCCTTATAGGTGGCGATCGCACAACGATATTCACCAAACAACTCGTCATAGAGATTCTGAGCAAATTCATTCGTACCCGTTCCGTTTCACCGAGGACTAAAATAGAGTTACCAGCACGTACTCTTTTACAGCTCTGCTAAAGTAGCTATTGAGACTTTTCAGATATCCTCTTACCCTCAGAATCTTTCTCTGGGCTGTCATTTTTTAAATGTTGATAGTTAGTTTGGAAAAGGCGATCGCTATAGCAGTGAAACAGGTTAAGCAACCACTCAGATATACGAGATTAAAAGAAAAATTAGAATGTAATAATTAGGAGCAATCTCGTCATGGTAGATTATTGCTGCCGTACTATCACCAAATTACTAAATTAATCCAGGTCCTTTGTGTCGCCAGTCGTGTTCCATTGTTAATTTACCTTCTTCATCTTCCGACAACTCTTGGAGTTCACGACGACGTTTAGCCTTAAGTTCGAGCTCTTTTTCTCTTAAATCCCCAGATTTGTTGATATAAGCTTCTGTTTCAACTGCATAGTTATTAATGAGCCCTTCTTGGTCGATAGTGTAGCCATCTCGGTTGTGGAGATGTTCTTTATCGGCAGGATCGTCATGGTTAACGTGACCGAAATGTTTGCCTTCTCTCTTCGCCCTGGCTACTGATTCTGATGGGACAATATGCGGATCGTAGTGAGGAATATTGGAATTAGAATCATTTTTAGTTTTCATAGCTTCCTCCTTGCTTATGAGCAATAAAATGAGGTTACTTAATCTTATTCTAACTCTCATTTCCTCTCAAAGAATTAAAAGGATGAAAGATGCAGGAGAATTAGTTCACCGTAATTTATCGCTAAATAAGAGCAAAATTTTTTTTAATCTTTACACGTCTCTATCCATACGGAATCACCTTGGCAAATAGTTCCTCCTTGTATGACCGACAGTCGAATTCCTGCATTAACATTGTTGTGCTGAGCAGCCGTTCTCAAAATATTCAAATCTTGTGGTAGCTCGGCTTGTGCTAGCGTAGTCACAACACATCGAGGGCAGAGTGTATCAATTTTTAGACTAACTGAATCTCCAATGGTGAGAATTTGCCCAACCCAATTATTCTCGACAAATTCTGCTTGCTTTGATTGAGTATCGATGAGAAGGTTAGGACGAAAGCGACAGCGCTCGAACTTACCAGCAGGATAAAGTTCTTGTAAGCGATCGAGAGTAGCTGTGGTGATAGCGTGAATCGGACAGGAATCGAAGAAAGTTCCTGGGGGCATAAATAATTGAGTCAAGGTATCTTGGTGAGCAGTACCTTCTACATCGGGCCAGTATTGGTCGAGACTGGGAGTTTCAGGAACGGTAGCCAGAAATTGCACCTTTCGCTCAATCCATTGAGATAGTATGGTATCGATCTCGGCTTGTTCGCTGGTAACAGTAGAACCGTTGGGTAGAGAAATACGGACTGAAGGCGTAGGTCGGTCGAACTGAGGAGTTTGCTCTAAAGTTGCGTGACACTTAAGTAGAGATGACCATTGCTTGGGATTTTTAGCACTGGCAATTCGGCTGGTTTTTTCATCCCATAAAGCATAAGCGCGATCGCCTAATAACCCCTGTGTTGCAATATCTGACGAGTCTAACTCTTCTCCCTGCATAGATTTAACTGGATAACGCCATAAGGATTTAAGATTGCCAACAAATGTGCGCTCCATAAATAATGCTTCCGATTCTACGCTTCTACGATAATTGAGCTAAATTTATCATGAGAACTTAATACCAAAGGTAGCAAGACTTACGAATCTTCCTTCATGGTGTAATTAGTATTCATTGACTTCCACAAAATCACTAAATGATCCCAAACTTATTGTTTTATTTTGTTTTTAGTAGTGGAGTACTTCGCGGTGGTTGTCTCAGCTGACTTGCTTGCTCGAAAGCATATGCTAATTTGATTAACGTCGGTTCGCTCCAAGGTCTACCGACAAATTCCATGCCAACAGGTACGCCTATGGGTGCAGTATCAGTTGGAGTAGAAAATCCAGCAGGTACTACCATTGACGGAAATCCTGTTGATGAAGTTAAAATTCCTTGCCGTTCTATTAATAGTGTCTAAAATTAAACAAAACACTATAATAGATGCAGTTTAATTGCTACTCCTCTTGTCGATACCACTCAATCGAACTAGGTTTAGTTCCAAACCGTTTCACCGAACCGTGCATGTTTATAAACGGACTAACTCCTGCTGTTTCGGGAAACAACCGCATTAAAAAAAAGTCTAAAGTAGTAAGCTTGAGATGTCCCTGAAATACTGCAATCGTTCCAAAACGCACCCCCGTTTGCTTTTGCTCTTCTAAAATTGCTTTAACGTCACCTTCTTGTAATAATGCTGCTCTACGCAAATAGTATCCCAATTTATGTTTGGTTCCCTCATTGGGTAACTTTCGCCAATCAATAGCAAAAAAATCAACTGTTTCGCGTTTGATCCAGCCATGTAACGCTAGTATTTCACCTAAAAGCAAATCGGGGTTGGCTTGCTGCTCTTGTAAAGCACGTTTAACCTGAGAGCTAGAAATCAATCCAGCTTCAACGAGTAACTCACCTAATTTTTGTGTATGGTTGCTGAGATCGTCTGGCATAAAAACAAATTTGATAACTTCAAAAAAACAAAAATATTTTGTTATTTTTTAAAATGGCTTTTTAGTACGGCTTCGTGTTTTATTTCATATTCCATTTTAAGCGCAGCGATCGGCAACAGCAATAGTACTTACCTAAATATAAATTAAAGCTTTCGCGCTACTATAGTTCGATGACGAGGACTATTAGTGGTTATAGTAAGTGTAGTAAAACTTTCTTCAGCGATCGCTCGTTCTAGATCTAAAGCAAAGTATTGGTCTAGATAGGGTTCGGTGCTTTTGAGCAAAGTCAAAATATAAGGCGGCATCGCTTGATAGATTGGCGAACTGGGGTTCATATCCATAATTGTTAGATATCCACCCGAACGCAACAAACGCCTTGCTTCACTAATGATAGCTTTAGCTGCGCTTTGAGGTAGTTCGTGAAACATTAAACAAGCAGAAACCAAATCGAAGGAAGCATCAGGTAAACCTGTAGACTCTGCTGCTGCATGAAGCCAGCTAATATTTTGTCCTGTTTGTTGCGATCGATACTTAGCCACTGCTAAAAAATATGGTGAAAGATCTACTCCCGTAACTTTGGCTTGGGGAAAGACTTCTTGGAGAGCAAAAGAACTCAGTCCTACGCTACAGCCAAAATCGAGAATTGCTTTAGGTTCTATTTCTAACTGCTGTCGCACCAAATCGTGATAGCTCTGACGTAGCATTAAATCGCCTCGAACATCTCCCTCTGACCAAATTTTGGCATGAACTGCCAGAGCCGCAGATTCTACTTCCCATGCTGCTTCCCAATTAAGATTGCCTCGTTCGTAGGCATGAAAAGAAGTAGTGTAATAGTCAGGATAATCAAGTTGGGGATTCGCTACCGCCTTAAAATCTGCATCCCAATTGCGATTGCTTAATTGCCTTACATTATCTCGCCAGGGTACGCCAATAGTCTCTGCCCGTTCTATCATCATATTTCTGGCTCGATTTTTAGCAAAGTTAGCCAGAGGTTTAATTGCTAAAATACCGTTTACCAGACGAGATGCCAGTCGCGCTCGTGGAGAAAATTTAGCTGCTTGTGACTGAGAGTCGCTCGATTTTAAGTTAGTAGAAGTAGCAGTCATTGACGCAATTAAATATAAAGTAACTTTAAGCTCGCTTTTAAATGTCTTAAAGGAATTTATATCATGTATTCCGCACTAAATTAGTTACCGTTTGTTTGAATATTTCTATTTGTTCGGCGTTAGGCTGTGTTTTCTGCCAAACTTGTCTTTGCATCAGGCGATCGCACCAAGCTTTGATTCGGGGAGTTGTATCTAATTCGTAACCCAGTTTAGAAATTAGAATTACGCCATTTGCCGCTACTATATCTCCTAAAGACAGGCGATTGCCACCAAAATAAGGCTCATCTGCTAATAGTTCGGCAAATAAATTCAATACTCGCTCTAGCTTGCGCTTTGCCCGTTTTAGCTTAGGCGAATCTGGCTTTTCTACAATCAGGGGAATTACCTGAGAACCTAGTTCGTTAGTCGTTACCATTTCTACCATACGCACTATGGCTAATCTTTGCGTGTTTTTTGGTAATAATGCAGGTTCGGGATATTTATGTTCGAGATAATCTAAAATTGCTAACGATTCTAAGACGCGAAAATTATTATCGACAATTACGGGTACGTGGTGAAAAGGGTTTAATTGCAGAAATTCTGGTTTGAACTGTTCTCCGTCTTTGAGATTGACAACAACGGGTTCAAAGGGAATTTCTTTTTCTAACAAAGCAATCCAGACGCGACGAGCTAGAGGTGATAGGGGATGATAGTAAAATTGCAGCATGATAATTTTAGGGAACAGGGAACAGAAAATCAGGAATAACTAAAAGCTAAAGTTTGATAATTTTTCGGGGTTTTAATTTCCTGTATAGGCGTTTCTCAGTGGTTCTGGAACTGCTAAGGGACGCATAGTATTAAGATCTTTGAAAAAGCCAGTCTGTGTCGCAGTTACTACCAACCTTTCTTCTAAATAAATTTCGGCTTGAAGAGTACAGCGAACGCGACTTAATTTTGACATCCACATCCTGGCTATTGGGCGATCGCCTAATCGTAAAGACTGTTTATACTCAATTT from Myxosarcina sp. GI1 encodes:
- a CDS encoding MOSC domain-containing protein, yielding MERTFVGNLKSLWRYPVKSMQGEELDSSDIATQGLLGDRAYALWDEKTSRIASAKNPKQWSSLLKCHATLEQTPQFDRPTPSVRISLPNGSTVTSEQAEIDTILSQWIERKVQFLATVPETPSLDQYWPDVEGTAHQDTLTQLFMPPGTFFDSCPIHAITTATLDRLQELYPAGKFERCRFRPNLLIDTQSKQAEFVENNWVGQILTIGDSVSLKIDTLCPRCVVTTLAQAELPQDLNILRTAAQHNNVNAGIRLSVIQGGTICQGDSVWIETCKD
- a CDS encoding class I SAM-dependent methyltransferase, giving the protein MTATSTNLKSSDSQSQAAKFSPRARLASRLVNGILAIKPLANFAKNRARNMMIERAETIGVPWRDNVRQLSNRNWDADFKAVANPQLDYPDYYTTSFHAYERGNLNWEAAWEVESAALAVHAKIWSEGDVRGDLMLRQSYHDLVRQQLEIEPKAILDFGCSVGLSSFALQEVFPQAKVTGVDLSPYFLAVAKYRSQQTGQNISWLHAAAESTGLPDASFDLVSACLMFHELPQSAAKAIISEARRLLRSGGYLTIMDMNPSSPIYQAMPPYILTLLKSTEPYLDQYFALDLERAIAEESFTTLTITTNSPRHRTIVARKL
- a CDS encoding glutathione S-transferase family protein, with protein sequence MLQFYYHPLSPLARRVWIALLEKEIPFEPVVVNLKDGEQFKPEFLQLNPFHHVPVIVDNNFRVLESLAILDYLEHKYPEPALLPKNTQRLAIVRMVEMVTTNELGSQVIPLIVEKPDSPKLKRAKRKLERVLNLFAELLADEPYFGGNRLSLGDIVAANGVILISKLGYELDTTPRIKAWCDRLMQRQVWQKTQPNAEQIEIFKQTVTNLVRNT
- a CDS encoding thioesterase family protein, producing the protein MSLSQTMTKTLEIELALPIQTYDIDFAGIVSNIVYIRWLEDLRLKILETYLPLDKLLRQGYCPIITSTQIEYKQSLRLGDRPIARMWMSKLSRVRCTLQAEIYLEERLVVTATQTGFFKDLNTMRPLAVPEPLRNAYTGN